A region of Streptomyces sp. NBC_01788 DNA encodes the following proteins:
- a CDS encoding ScbR family autoregulator-binding transcription factor encodes MARRRQERAVRTREVLLRAAAEIFDAAGYSGASVNKILERAGLTAGAMYFHFKNKEALARAVIMEQAADLEFPPSEPGLQQLLDITGYLACELKSNTLLRAGVRLAVEQNESGLQEYSIYEFWIDHFRETLVEARTRGQLRPYVDEADFARVIVGAFTGTQIMSEISSERANLPELIAAMWRCLLPALAPDEVVAQLVIPHDGSAATA; translated from the coding sequence ATGGCACGACGCAGGCAGGAACGTGCCGTTCGTACCCGAGAAGTACTGCTCAGGGCGGCGGCCGAGATCTTCGACGCGGCCGGGTACTCCGGCGCGAGCGTCAACAAGATCCTGGAACGGGCCGGGCTGACGGCCGGGGCCATGTACTTCCACTTCAAGAACAAGGAAGCCCTGGCCAGAGCCGTCATCATGGAGCAGGCCGCCGATCTGGAGTTCCCCCCGAGCGAGCCCGGCCTCCAGCAACTGCTCGACATAACCGGGTACCTGGCGTGCGAACTGAAGAGCAACACGCTGCTGCGGGCCGGCGTCCGGCTGGCGGTGGAGCAGAACGAATCGGGTCTTCAGGAGTACTCGATCTACGAGTTCTGGATCGATCACTTCCGGGAGACCCTGGTCGAGGCGCGCACGAGGGGACAGTTGCGCCCCTACGTCGACGAAGCGGACTTCGCGCGAGTGATCGTCGGTGCCTTCACCGGTACGCAGATCATGTCCGAGATCTCCAGCGAGCGGGCCAACCTGCCCGAGCTGATCGCTGCCATGTGGCGCTGTCTGCTGCCCGCCCTGGCGCCGGACGAGGTCGTCGCGCAGCTCGTCATCCCCCACGACGGGTCGGCGGCGACCGCGTGA
- a CDS encoding histidine phosphatase family protein, translating to MARPRRIILVRHGESTGNVDDSVYEREPDHALGLTERGRRQAEETGKELRELFGRERVSVYVSPYRRTHDTLRAFHLDPGLIRVREEPRLREQDWGNWQDCDDVRLQKTYRDAYGHFFYRFAQGESGADVYDRVGGFLESLFRSFEDPDHPPNVLLVTHGLAMRLFCMRWFHWTVAEFECLSNPGNAEMRMLVLGDDGRYTLDRQFERWREPESYGITGWSG from the coding sequence ATGGCACGACCACGGCGCATCATCCTTGTCCGGCACGGCGAGTCAACGGGCAACGTCGATGACTCCGTGTACGAGCGCGAACCCGACCACGCGCTGGGACTCACCGAGCGGGGCCGGCGACAGGCCGAGGAGACCGGCAAGGAACTGCGGGAACTGTTCGGACGCGAACGCGTGAGCGTCTACGTCTCCCCCTACCGGCGCACCCACGACACCCTCCGCGCCTTCCACCTGGACCCCGGCCTCATACGCGTGCGCGAAGAGCCGCGGCTGCGCGAGCAGGACTGGGGGAACTGGCAGGACTGCGACGACGTACGCCTCCAGAAGACCTACCGGGACGCCTACGGGCACTTCTTCTACCGCTTCGCCCAGGGCGAGTCCGGAGCCGACGTCTACGACCGGGTCGGCGGCTTCCTGGAGAGCCTCTTCCGCAGCTTCGAGGACCCCGACCACCCGCCCAACGTTCTCCTGGTGACCCACGGCCTGGCCATGCGGCTCTTCTGCATGCGCTGGTTCCACTGGACCGTCGCGGAGTTCGAGTGCCTCTCGAACCCGGGGAACGCCGAGATGCGGATGCTCGTTCTCGGGGACGACGGCCGCTACACGCTCGATCGTCAGTTCGAGCGGTGGCGTGAGCCGGAATCGTACGGGATCACTGGATGGAGCGGCTGA
- a CDS encoding TetR/AcrR family transcriptional regulator has product MKQGRAVRTRESLIRAAADAFDAAGFEATSLGRICAGAGTSMGALTFHFRSKAALADAVQQHGIALTGEVVQRIFRTRQPPLETIIAITLAVVGLLEESSVVRAAAGLSRERVATTSPWPSSWIPVIEDLVTRVPEETLSPGTHPRALLSLVTHLVTGAEVLIHTGGEAAEPDHVRAVTQVAEIWELTLRGVSPTVRLPQQRRTGARTRSAPGRARTAEDGAV; this is encoded by the coding sequence GTGAAACAGGGAAGAGCGGTCCGGACCCGCGAGTCCCTCATCCGGGCCGCCGCCGACGCCTTCGACGCCGCGGGCTTCGAGGCCACGTCACTGGGACGGATCTGCGCGGGGGCGGGCACCTCCATGGGCGCGCTGACCTTCCACTTCCGCTCGAAGGCCGCACTCGCCGACGCGGTGCAGCAGCACGGCATCGCGCTCACCGGCGAAGTGGTGCAACGGATCTTCAGAACACGTCAGCCCCCGCTGGAGACCATCATCGCCATCACCCTCGCCGTCGTCGGTCTGCTTGAGGAGAGTTCCGTGGTCCGGGCCGCCGCCGGGCTCAGCCGCGAGCGCGTGGCGACCACCTCCCCGTGGCCCTCCTCGTGGATTCCGGTGATCGAGGATCTGGTGACCCGTGTGCCCGAGGAGACCCTGAGCCCCGGCACCCACCCGCGTGCGCTCCTCTCCCTGGTCACGCATCTCGTGACCGGCGCCGAGGTGCTCATCCACACCGGCGGCGAGGCCGCGGAGCCGGACCATGTCCGCGCGGTGACCCAGGTCGCCGAGATCTGGGAGCTCACGCTGCGCGGGGTCTCCCCGACCGTGCGTCTTCCCCAGCAGCGGCGGACCGGGGCCCGCACGCGGAGTGCTCCAGGACGGGCACGGACGGCAGAGGACGGTGCTGTTTAG
- a CDS encoding YdbC family protein, protein MLVKWIRCTVVDRRGFERGQRKWAGLLGEPGFRGQGGGWSRGRPGVAHIFAFWESRAFYDSFMARSHDRLAATQAGTFKDAQVRLFDYRFDVKTGFEPRFSDADLLRVALCRVHEERTEHFTLMQEKVWNPAMAGSPGMVRGLFGEAPGNEFLVLSMWQSSAEHGKYRTERVERLALRAQTEADVASLTGDIVELESTWTV, encoded by the coding sequence GTGCTGGTCAAGTGGATTCGCTGCACCGTGGTGGACCGCCGGGGCTTCGAGCGGGGGCAGCGGAAATGGGCGGGGCTTCTTGGAGAGCCGGGGTTTCGGGGACAGGGGGGCGGGTGGAGCCGGGGGCGGCCGGGTGTCGCGCACATCTTCGCCTTCTGGGAGAGCCGTGCCTTCTACGACTCCTTCATGGCCCGCTCCCATGACCGGCTGGCCGCGACGCAGGCCGGCACCTTCAAGGACGCCCAGGTCCGGCTGTTCGACTACCGGTTCGACGTGAAGACCGGCTTCGAACCCCGCTTCTCGGACGCCGACCTGCTGCGGGTCGCCCTCTGCCGGGTCCACGAGGAGCGCACCGAGCACTTCACGCTGATGCAGGAGAAGGTCTGGAACCCGGCGATGGCCGGCTCGCCCGGCATGGTGCGCGGCCTGTTCGGTGAGGCCCCCGGCAACGAGTTCCTCGTGCTGTCCATGTGGCAGTCCTCCGCCGAGCACGGCAAGTACCGCACCGAGCGCGTGGAGCGCCTCGCGCTGCGCGCCCAGACGGAGGCTGACGTGGCGTCGCTCACGGGTGACATCGTGGAACTCGAGAGCACCTGGACGGTGTGA
- a CDS encoding RecQ family ATP-dependent DNA helicase, whose product MNDLELRAEADAILAELVGDPTGSARLREDQWQAVAALVVERRRALVVQRTGWGKSAVYFVATALLRRRGSGPTVIVSPLLALMRNQVESAARAGIQARTINSANPEEWETIHEEVELGDVDVLLVSPERLNSVDFRDQMLPKLAATTGLLVVDEAHCISDWGHDFRPDYRRLRAMLADLAPGVPVLATTATANARVTADVAEQLGTSGGEALVLRGPLDRESLRVGVVQLPDAAHRMAWLAEHLDELPGSGIIYTLTVAAAEEATAFLRQGGLEVASYTGRTENADRQQAEDDLLHNRVKALVATSALGMGFDKPDLGFVVHLGSPSSPIAYYQQVGRAGRGVEHAEVLLLPGKEDEAIWRYFAETAFPPEEQVRQTLAVLAEAGRPLSVPALEASVDLRRSRLETMLKVLDVDGAVRRVKGGWTATGSGWVYDAERYARVAEQRAAEQQAMRSYVTTTGCRMEFLRRQLDDEEAAPCGRCDNCAGAWADPAVSAETLAGATKELGRPGVEVEPRRMWPTGMPALGVDLKGRIPAQQQCSPGRALGRLSDIGWGNRLRPLLSEQAPDGPVPEDVLKAVVTVLADWARSPGGWMADGPDVSARPVGVVAVPSLSRPRLVDSLAQGVANIGRLPFLGALAYTGPSDVHAARRSNSAQRLRALAGAFTLPEDLAGALARTPGPVLLVDDCTDSGWTLAVAARLLRQAGAGQVLPLVLAAAG is encoded by the coding sequence ATGAACGATCTGGAGCTGCGTGCCGAAGCCGACGCCATCCTCGCCGAGCTGGTCGGTGATCCGACGGGGTCGGCGCGGCTGCGGGAGGACCAGTGGCAGGCTGTGGCGGCCCTGGTGGTGGAGCGCCGTCGCGCGCTGGTGGTGCAGCGCACAGGGTGGGGCAAGTCGGCGGTGTACTTCGTGGCCACTGCTCTGCTGCGCCGACGCGGCTCCGGACCTACGGTGATCGTCTCGCCGCTGCTGGCGTTGATGCGCAACCAAGTCGAGTCGGCGGCGCGGGCCGGTATCCAGGCGCGCACCATCAACTCGGCCAATCCGGAGGAGTGGGAGACGATCCACGAGGAGGTCGAGCTCGGTGACGTCGATGTTCTCCTGGTAAGTCCGGAACGCCTTAATTCCGTCGATTTCCGCGACCAGATGTTGCCCAAGCTCGCGGCCACGACGGGCCTGCTGGTGGTGGACGAGGCGCATTGCATCTCCGACTGGGGCCATGACTTCCGTCCCGACTACCGCAGGCTGCGGGCGATGCTGGCCGACCTTGCCCCGGGCGTGCCGGTGCTGGCCACCACGGCGACCGCCAACGCCCGGGTCACGGCGGACGTGGCCGAGCAGCTGGGCACCAGTGGCGGCGAGGCGCTGGTACTGCGTGGCCCGCTGGACAGGGAGAGCCTGCGGGTGGGCGTGGTGCAGCTGCCGGACGCCGCCCACCGGATGGCGTGGCTGGCGGAGCATCTGGACGAGCTGCCGGGTTCCGGGATCATCTACACGCTCACGGTGGCGGCGGCCGAGGAGGCCACCGCGTTCCTGCGGCAGGGCGGTCTTGAGGTGGCCTCGTACACGGGCCGGACGGAGAACGCCGACCGTCAGCAGGCGGAGGACGACCTGCTGCACAACCGGGTCAAGGCACTGGTGGCCACCTCCGCGCTGGGCATGGGCTTCGACAAGCCGGACCTGGGCTTCGTGGTCCACCTCGGCTCGCCGTCCTCGCCGATCGCGTACTACCAGCAGGTGGGCCGCGCGGGCCGCGGCGTGGAGCACGCGGAGGTGCTGCTGCTGCCGGGCAAGGAGGACGAGGCGATCTGGCGCTACTTCGCCGAGACCGCCTTCCCGCCGGAGGAACAGGTGCGCCAGACCCTCGCGGTCCTCGCCGAGGCAGGACGGCCGCTGTCCGTGCCGGCCTTGGAGGCCTCGGTGGATCTGCGGCGCAGCCGGCTGGAGACGATGTTGAAGGTGCTGGACGTGGACGGCGCCGTGCGGCGGGTGAAGGGCGGATGGACGGCCACGGGTTCCGGCTGGGTGTACGACGCGGAGCGGTATGCACGTGTGGCGGAACAGCGTGCGGCCGAGCAGCAGGCCATGCGCTCCTACGTCACCACCACCGGCTGCCGCATGGAGTTCCTGCGTCGCCAACTGGACGACGAGGAGGCTGCGCCGTGCGGCCGCTGCGACAACTGCGCGGGTGCCTGGGCCGACCCTGCCGTCTCGGCGGAGACCCTGGCGGGGGCGACGAAGGAACTGGGCCGCCCGGGGGTGGAGGTCGAGCCGCGCCGGATGTGGCCGACGGGCATGCCCGCGCTGGGCGTCGACCTCAAGGGGCGTATCCCGGCCCAGCAACAGTGTTCCCCGGGCCGGGCTCTGGGGCGGCTCTCCGACATCGGCTGGGGCAACCGGCTGCGCCCGCTGCTGTCCGAGCAGGCGCCTGACGGGCCCGTCCCCGAGGACGTGCTGAAAGCTGTGGTGACGGTGCTCGCTGACTGGGCACGCTCTCCGGGCGGCTGGATGGCGGACGGCCCGGATGTCTCTGCCCGGCCGGTAGGGGTCGTCGCCGTACCATCCCTGTCCCGCCCCCGGCTGGTCGACTCCCTGGCTCAGGGAGTCGCGAACATCGGGCGGCTTCCTTTCCTGGGCGCCCTGGCGTACACCGGGCCGAGCGACGTGCATGCGGCGCGACGCAGCAACTCCGCTCAGCGGCTCCGGGCGCTGGCCGGCGCATTCACCCTTCCTGAGGACCTGGCCGGCGCTCTGGCCCGTACGCCAGGGCCCGTCCTGCTCGTGGACGACTGCACCGACTCCGGCTGGACCCTTGCGGTTGCCGCTCGCCTGCTGAGGCAGGCGGGGGCCGGCCAGGTTCTGCCGCTGGTGCTTGCTGCGGCGGGCTGA
- a CDS encoding ScbA/BarX family gamma-butyrolactone biosynthesis protein, translated as MPTAIPRSYTHKRDASEVLLSNWCRRGADSYAVEAGWPEQHVFYETRLGMHDPMLLCETVRQTLPLLSHGAYEVPLGHQLLWQDFAWELDADALRSVGGAVGIDLRITCTDVKRRKARASALALRFELVRDSTVLAVARTRFTIQDRTVYERLRGRYADIPGLHTVPLPSPASPERVGRSSFEDVVLSPTDSSTRWQLRVDRAHPILFDHPVDHAPGMLLLEAARQAAQAMVHPDAAVVVGMSVVFARYAEFDTTCWIESASLPDDLNGNRRVLVTGRQQDRDVFSAVVSIASVAGG; from the coding sequence ATGCCTACTGCCATTCCTCGGTCGTACACGCACAAGCGCGACGCGTCCGAGGTGCTGCTGAGCAACTGGTGCCGCAGGGGGGCGGACTCCTACGCGGTGGAGGCCGGCTGGCCCGAGCAGCATGTCTTCTACGAGACCCGGCTCGGCATGCACGACCCGATGCTGCTCTGCGAGACGGTGCGCCAGACGTTACCGCTGCTGTCCCACGGTGCCTACGAGGTACCGCTCGGACACCAGCTGCTCTGGCAAGACTTCGCCTGGGAACTCGACGCGGACGCCCTGCGCAGTGTCGGCGGCGCGGTCGGTATAGACCTGCGCATCACGTGCACGGACGTCAAACGCCGCAAGGCGCGCGCCTCTGCCCTGGCGCTGCGCTTCGAGTTGGTGCGGGACAGCACGGTCCTCGCCGTCGCGCGCACCCGCTTCACGATCCAGGACCGGACCGTCTACGAACGTCTGCGGGGCCGTTACGCCGACATACCCGGCCTGCATACGGTTCCCCTGCCCTCCCCCGCGTCACCCGAGCGCGTGGGGCGGAGCAGTTTCGAGGACGTGGTCCTCTCGCCCACCGACTCCAGCACGCGCTGGCAGCTGCGGGTCGACCGGGCTCACCCGATCCTCTTCGACCACCCCGTGGACCACGCGCCCGGCATGCTGCTGCTCGAAGCCGCGCGTCAGGCGGCCCAGGCCATGGTCCACCCGGACGCCGCCGTGGTGGTGGGGATGAGCGTCGTCTTCGCCCGCTACGCCGAGTTCGACACCACCTGCTGGATCGAGTCCGCCTCGCTCCCGGACGACCTGAACGGCAACCGCAGGGTGCTGGTCACCGGCCGGCAGCAGGACAGGGACGTCTTCTCCGCGGTCGTGTCCATCGCCTCGGTGGCGGGCGGCTGA
- a CDS encoding ribonuclease HII: MPYEPPTHTVERSLRATTGAKVIAGVDEVGRGAWAGPVTVCAAVTGLRRPPVGLTDSKLLTVKRRTALAAELQTWVTAYALGHASPEEIDSLGMTAALRLAAVRALEGLPVPPDAVILDGKHDYLGAPWRVRTVIKGDQSCVAVAAASVIAKVYRDKMMAELGIEHADFGFAANAGYPSPVHKAALEERGPTPYHRLSWAYLDALPRWRHLKKVRVWADGGVPEVEGQLGFDF, encoded by the coding sequence ATGCCGTACGAACCCCCCACTCACACCGTCGAACGCTCCCTCAGGGCGACGACCGGAGCGAAGGTCATTGCCGGTGTCGACGAGGTGGGGCGCGGCGCTTGGGCCGGTCCCGTCACCGTCTGCGCGGCGGTCACCGGACTGCGCCGTCCACCCGTGGGACTCACCGACTCCAAACTGCTGACCGTGAAGCGACGTACCGCACTCGCCGCGGAACTGCAGACGTGGGTGACCGCGTACGCCCTCGGGCACGCCTCTCCGGAGGAGATCGACAGCCTGGGGATGACGGCGGCGCTGCGGCTCGCGGCGGTGCGCGCCCTGGAGGGTCTGCCCGTCCCTCCGGACGCGGTCATCCTCGACGGGAAGCACGATTACCTGGGGGCCCCCTGGAGGGTCCGTACGGTCATCAAGGGCGACCAGTCGTGCGTGGCCGTCGCGGCGGCTTCGGTGATCGCCAAGGTCTACCGCGACAAAATGATGGCCGAACTGGGTATCGAGCATGCAGACTTCGGCTTTGCGGCCAATGCCGGATATCCGTCGCCCGTGCACAAGGCCGCGCTGGAGGAGCGGGGACCCACCCCGTACCACCGGCTGTCGTGGGCGTATCTTGATGCGCTGCCCAGGTGGCGGCACCTCAAGAAGGTCCGCGTCTGGGCAGACGGAGGCGTTCCGGAGGTCGAAGGTCAGCTCGGCTTCGACTTCTGA
- a CDS encoding IS701 family transposase has translation MAGQHLVLSPQWGTASLNTFSDTLFGHLPRADQRRWALGYLRGLLATPGKKSIRRLAAAISASPTASQSLQQFINTSPWDWEPAREELTRVVQGRTTPLALTVASAFLPKRGAHSCGVHRRFVPRLGRTINCQMGVGLFLSSGDMHLPVDWRLMLPERWSDDADLRERARIPGTARHRPYWEHILDLLDMVSSRAGLTAVPAVVDMSECPDATLLVNGLSRRGQNFVVAVPPGLRILPLGPRPAPADAQDAQGALSVQEFLHRHGTRQTYATVHAPGSGDVRMLSTRVRLPGSRQTHRLLAEWDPARQGAPRAWLSTLLDERAGRIAALAHLTSGAAATVSRLEEDCGLLDFEGRSYPGWHHHMTLVSAAYTYSRLYSPASTTPAAPEAPDPLPRTA, from the coding sequence ATGGCCGGGCAGCACCTGGTTCTGTCACCGCAGTGGGGTACGGCCTCGCTGAACACCTTCAGCGACACACTCTTCGGACATCTCCCACGGGCCGACCAACGACGATGGGCCCTGGGCTACCTGCGCGGGCTGCTCGCGACGCCGGGCAAGAAGTCCATACGCCGCCTTGCCGCCGCGATCTCGGCGTCGCCGACGGCGTCGCAGTCTCTGCAGCAGTTCATCAACACCAGCCCCTGGGACTGGGAACCGGCCCGTGAGGAACTGACCCGGGTCGTACAGGGGCGCACCACGCCCCTGGCCCTGACGGTCGCCTCGGCGTTCCTGCCCAAGCGCGGCGCGCACTCGTGCGGGGTGCACCGCCGTTTCGTGCCACGGCTGGGCCGGACCATCAACTGCCAGATGGGAGTCGGGCTGTTCCTCTCCTCCGGGGACATGCACCTGCCGGTGGACTGGCGTCTGATGCTTCCCGAGCGGTGGAGCGACGACGCGGACCTGCGTGAGCGGGCCAGGATTCCCGGTACAGCCCGCCATCGCCCGTACTGGGAGCACATCCTCGATCTGCTCGATATGGTCTCGTCCCGCGCGGGGCTCACCGCGGTCCCCGCGGTGGTGGACATGAGCGAGTGCCCGGACGCGACCCTCCTGGTCAACGGCCTGAGCCGGCGCGGGCAGAACTTCGTCGTGGCGGTGCCGCCCGGTCTGCGGATACTCCCGCTCGGCCCTCGCCCCGCCCCTGCCGACGCCCAGGACGCCCAAGGCGCCCTGTCCGTTCAGGAGTTCCTGCACCGGCACGGCACCCGCCAGACATACGCCACGGTGCACGCCCCGGGCAGCGGTGACGTGAGGATGCTGTCCACCCGGGTCCGGCTGCCCGGCAGCAGGCAGACCCACCGCCTCCTCGCCGAGTGGGACCCCGCCCGGCAGGGCGCCCCGCGCGCATGGCTCTCCACCCTCCTCGACGAACGCGCCGGGCGCATCGCCGCGCTCGCCCACCTGACTTCCGGCGCCGCCGCCACCGTGAGCCGCCTTGAGGAGGACTGCGGCCTCCTCGACTTCGAGGGCCGCTCCTACCCCGGCTGGCACCACCACATGACCCTGGTCTCCGCCGCCTACACCTACAGCCGTCTCTACTCCCCGGCCTCCACCACCCCCGCCGCGCCCGAGGCCCCCGACCCACTGCCCCGCACCGCCTGA
- a CDS encoding ADP-ribosylglycohydrolase family protein, which translates to MTPDSSPGVRLERALASARGLAVGDALGSQFFAPANHPLLRRRELPPGPWQWTDDTEMACSVVTVLAAHHRVDQDALAQSFARRHAPQRGYGAGTAGLLRRISEGGDWRTLAPALFKGHGSWGSGAAMRTAPLGAWYADDPEQATHQAEISAYPTHQHREAVVGAMAVAAAAALAAAPGGPPTAQELLGGVIDLVPARSAVGAGLRRARDMLDYGDVATVAAVLGSGRRTTAHDTVPFALWSAARCLADFEDAFWTTARAGGDVDTTCAIVGGVLASGKAGAPPAEWVRRTEALPDWVPSSV; encoded by the coding sequence ATGACCCCTGACTCCTCTCCGGGCGTGCGCCTGGAACGAGCGCTGGCCAGTGCGCGCGGGCTCGCGGTGGGGGACGCGCTGGGCTCGCAGTTCTTCGCCCCGGCGAACCACCCGCTGCTCAGGCGCCGCGAGCTGCCGCCCGGCCCGTGGCAGTGGACGGACGACACCGAGATGGCCTGCTCCGTCGTCACCGTCCTGGCCGCCCACCACCGTGTCGACCAGGACGCCCTGGCGCAGTCCTTCGCCCGGCGCCACGCACCGCAGCGCGGGTACGGCGCGGGCACGGCGGGGCTGCTGCGGCGGATCAGCGAGGGCGGCGACTGGCGCACGCTGGCGCCTGCCCTGTTCAAGGGGCACGGGTCGTGGGGGAGCGGCGCCGCCATGCGCACGGCGCCCCTGGGCGCCTGGTACGCGGACGATCCGGAGCAGGCCACCCACCAGGCCGAGATCTCCGCCTATCCCACCCACCAGCACCGTGAGGCCGTCGTGGGCGCCATGGCCGTGGCCGCGGCCGCCGCACTGGCCGCCGCGCCCGGCGGGCCGCCGACCGCGCAGGAACTGCTCGGCGGCGTCATCGACCTCGTACCGGCCAGGAGCGCCGTCGGCGCCGGCCTGCGGCGCGCCCGCGACATGCTCGACTACGGCGACGTGGCCACCGTCGCCGCGGTCCTCGGCTCCGGACGGCGCACGACGGCGCACGACACGGTGCCCTTCGCGCTCTGGTCGGCCGCCCGGTGCCTGGCCGACTTCGAGGACGCGTTCTGGACGACTGCCCGGGCCGGCGGTGACGTGGACACCACCTGCGCCATCGTGGGCGGTGTACTCGCCTCGGGGAAGGCCGGGGCCCCGCCCGCCGAGTGGGTGCGGCGCACGGAGGCACTGCCCGACTGGGTCCCGTCGTCCGTGTGA
- a CDS encoding NAD-dependent epimerase/dehydratase family protein, translating to MAVTGATGFVGSVVLRGLLEARADGRVDDVRALVRTPPGRRLRDEAGPSWCPADLTDPSSLSGALDGVHVLVHLASRVSGEARACEAVNVRGTATLIEEARRSGVRRVVQLSTTAVYGAGPHRGLTVNEIAPAPVSAASATRLESERHVLATGGTVLRAGLIVGQGDRWVVPALAELLARVPALWDGGRGLLSLIDVEDLARLITTTALMPDAPPTGIHHAAHARPVRVRDLLTTLASLGVLPSVTGSWPWDACVRRLREVPGPMSERQFSLLALDHWYRGEEIWRLTGCPEGPGPLARLASASAWYRSFLAERP from the coding sequence GTGGCGGTCACCGGAGCCACGGGCTTCGTCGGTTCGGTGGTGCTCCGCGGGCTCCTCGAAGCGCGTGCCGACGGCCGCGTCGACGACGTGCGCGCCCTGGTGCGCACACCTCCCGGGAGACGGCTCCGGGACGAGGCGGGCCCGTCGTGGTGCCCCGCGGACCTGACCGATCCGTCCTCGCTGTCCGGGGCGCTGGACGGCGTGCACGTCCTGGTGCACCTCGCGTCCCGGGTGTCCGGCGAGGCGCGCGCGTGCGAGGCCGTCAACGTCCGGGGGACCGCGACGCTCATCGAGGAGGCCCGCCGCAGCGGTGTCCGACGCGTCGTCCAGCTCTCGACGACCGCGGTGTACGGAGCCGGGCCGCACCGCGGGCTCACCGTGAACGAGATCGCGCCGGCGCCTGTCTCCGCGGCCAGCGCCACCCGGCTCGAAAGTGAGCGGCACGTGCTGGCGACGGGCGGCACGGTGCTGCGGGCCGGTCTGATCGTGGGCCAGGGCGACCGCTGGGTCGTCCCGGCGCTGGCCGAACTGCTCGCGCGGGTTCCGGCCCTCTGGGACGGCGGACGCGGCCTGCTGTCCCTCATCGACGTCGAGGACCTCGCACGGCTGATCACGACGACGGCGCTCATGCCGGACGCGCCGCCCACGGGCATCCATCACGCCGCCCACGCCCGTCCTGTACGCGTTCGCGACCTTTTGACCACACTCGCCTCCCTCGGCGTACTGCCGAGTGTGACCGGGTCATGGCCCTGGGACGCCTGCGTACGCCGACTGCGCGAGGTGCCGGGTCCGATGAGCGAGCGCCAGTTCTCCCTCCTCGCCCTCGACCACTGGTACCGCGGCGAGGAGATCTGGCGCCTCACCGGATGCCCGGAGGGCCCCGGCCCGCTCGCCCGCCTCGCCTCCGCGTCCGCGTGGTACAGGTCGTTCCTCGCCGAAAGACCCTAG